In one window of Shewanella goraebulensis DNA:
- a CDS encoding sugar MFS transporter, with the protein MASTITSGATTVSHSGDGKYRFALVSLTSLFFMWGFITCLNDILIPHLKAVFSLSYTEAMLIQFCFFGAYFLVSLPAGKLVKKLGYQRGIVTGLVIASFGCALFYPAADFAVYGLFLGALFVLASGITILQVAANPYVNALGSEETASSRLNLTQAFNALGTTVAPYFGAILILSVATGAVGELSHSQAEAEVVKMPYLFLAATLAILAVIFAKLKLPVIEAHVEQNTTGEVTYKGKTSALQSTHLVLGAVGIFVYVGAEVSIGSFLVNFLGEEHIVGLQEADAAKYITYYWGGAMVGRFIGSAVMQKISAGKVLAFNGLMAAVLVLVAMYTSGEIAMWAILAVGLFNSIMFPTIFSLALRDLGPHTSQGSGFLCLAIVGGAIIPLLQGVMADSMGLQPAFILPVVCYAFIVFYGAKGSQM; encoded by the coding sequence ATGGCCTCAACAATTACAAGCGGTGCCACAACCGTTAGCCATTCAGGCGATGGTAAATATCGTTTTGCATTGGTATCCCTGACTTCATTGTTTTTTATGTGGGGTTTTATCACCTGCTTAAACGACATTTTAATTCCTCATTTAAAAGCAGTGTTTTCATTAAGCTATACCGAAGCCATGCTGATTCAGTTTTGTTTTTTTGGTGCTTATTTTTTAGTATCACTTCCGGCTGGTAAGTTAGTTAAGAAATTAGGTTATCAACGCGGTATTGTCACAGGCCTTGTTATAGCAAGTTTTGGTTGTGCATTGTTTTATCCCGCGGCTGACTTTGCTGTTTATGGCTTATTTCTTGGCGCACTTTTTGTACTTGCATCTGGAATTACCATTTTACAAGTAGCAGCCAATCCCTACGTTAATGCATTGGGCAGTGAAGAAACGGCTTCAAGTCGTCTAAATCTAACTCAGGCATTTAATGCGCTTGGAACGACTGTTGCACCGTATTTTGGTGCAATACTCATATTATCGGTGGCAACAGGTGCCGTTGGAGAGTTAAGTCATTCGCAAGCAGAAGCTGAAGTTGTAAAAATGCCTTATCTTTTCCTTGCTGCTACTTTAGCGATATTGGCTGTGATTTTTGCCAAATTGAAGCTACCAGTCATTGAAGCTCACGTTGAACAAAATACGACGGGTGAAGTGACCTACAAAGGTAAAACCAGTGCGCTACAAAGTACTCATCTTGTTTTAGGTGCAGTAGGTATTTTTGTATATGTTGGCGCTGAAGTCTCAATCGGTAGTTTCTTAGTCAACTTTTTAGGCGAGGAGCACATTGTTGGGCTTCAAGAAGCAGATGCAGCAAAATACATTACGTATTATTGGGGCGGAGCTATGGTTGGTCGCTTTATCGGCTCAGCAGTAATGCAAAAGATTTCAGCAGGCAAAGTATTAGCCTTTAATGGTTTAATGGCTGCAGTTTTAGTATTAGTTGCAATGTATACCAGTGGTGAGATTGCGATGTGGGCAATATTGGCTGTTGGCTTGTTCAATTCAATCATGTTCCCAACGATTTTTAGTTTAGCGCTCAGAGATCTCGGACCACATACTTCTCAAGGCAGTGGCTTCTTATGTCTAGCGATTGTAGGTGGTGCTATTATACCTTTATTACAAGGGGTAATGGCTGATTCTATGGGCTTACAACCAGCATTTATTTTACCAGTTGTCTGTTATGCATTTATCGTGTTTTACGGCGCGAAAGGTTCTCAAATGTAA
- a CDS encoding RsmB/NOP family class I SAM-dependent RNA methyltransferase, producing MLTFPLSGSSSELVIDVLTMVLTDGKPLDRAYSHNFSGMQYPPAELARITTVTGDILRRLNLYCFIVDMKAEDIERMGSKLINGWHLFHELELPKMEYALQVDAEDFAARVAQAKTQPALWDGCPEWLDTLGAKQLGDKWPAERAALAAVPKRYIRANSLKGTRDELKQRLTKELVATVEVEGVDSALEVRSDSALFKTTAFKEGFFEQQDAGSQLVAAAVDAKPGMRVVDACAGAGGKTLHIAAQMKGKGRLLAMDVEQWKLDNLKARARRAGAHNVETRIIASSKTIKRLKLTADRVLLDVPCSGLGVLKRNPDSKWRDTPERLPVLIELQKDILQSYSRMVKVGGILVYATCSIMPDENRNQVDAFIAANPHFKLIDDEEILVSEHGFDGFYLARMERISEV from the coding sequence ATGCTGACTTTCCCACTTTCTGGCAGTTCTTCTGAACTGGTAATTGATGTGCTAACCATGGTGTTAACTGATGGTAAACCATTAGATAGAGCATACTCTCACAACTTTTCTGGCATGCAATATCCGCCTGCAGAACTTGCCCGTATTACCACCGTTACCGGTGATATCCTTCGCCGTCTAAACCTTTACTGCTTCATAGTAGACATGAAAGCTGAAGATATTGAGCGTATGGGTTCAAAATTGATTAATGGCTGGCATTTATTCCATGAGCTTGAATTACCCAAAATGGAATATGCATTACAGGTTGATGCAGAAGACTTTGCAGCGCGTGTTGCTCAAGCTAAAACACAGCCAGCATTATGGGATGGCTGTCCTGAATGGTTAGATACATTAGGTGCTAAGCAGTTAGGTGATAAATGGCCTGCAGAAAGAGCAGCCTTAGCCGCAGTGCCTAAGCGTTATATTCGTGCTAACTCACTTAAAGGCACACGCGATGAATTGAAGCAGCGTTTAACCAAAGAATTAGTGGCTACTGTTGAAGTAGAAGGGGTAGATAGTGCCCTTGAAGTTCGTTCTGATTCTGCATTATTTAAAACTACCGCTTTTAAAGAAGGTTTTTTTGAACAACAAGATGCAGGCTCACAGCTTGTAGCTGCCGCAGTGGATGCAAAACCAGGTATGCGTGTAGTTGATGCTTGTGCTGGTGCTGGTGGTAAAACCTTACATATTGCTGCACAAATGAAAGGTAAAGGTCGTTTATTGGCCATGGATGTTGAGCAATGGAAACTTGATAATCTAAAAGCTCGTGCGCGAAGAGCAGGTGCACATAACGTAGAAACTAGAATCATCGCTAGCAGCAAGACTATTAAGCGTTTGAAATTAACCGCTGATCGCGTGTTATTGGATGTACCTTGTTCAGGTTTAGGCGTACTTAAACGTAACCCTGATTCGAAATGGCGCGACACGCCAGAGCGTTTACCAGTATTAATCGAATTACAAAAAGATATTTTACAAAGCTATAGCCGCATGGTGAAAGTGGGTGGCATTTTAGTCTATGCCACATGTTCTATCATGCCTGATGAAAACCGTAATCAAGTCGATGCTTTTATCGCAGCGAACCCGCACTTTAAACTCATTGATGATGAAGAAATTTTAGTTTCTGAACATGGTTTTGATGGTTTTTATCTTGCTCGCATGGAGCGCATCAGCGAAGTGTGA
- a CDS encoding sensor domain-containing phosphodiesterase, translating to MDSAQYISTNTENYDVLTHRSSSIERYSTILSMVLAGSPLREILHSLVLSIEAQKIGTKASVLLISNDKKRLLNGAAPSLPEEYNQAIHGVEIGPEVGSCGAAAATGKRIIVEDIETHPNWAAFKELPLKAGLKACWSEPIIDSNGEVLGTFAMYYDTKKSPSDLDLELIQEAAKLGSLSIERSQALHLQRLTSRIFSKLPMGLVITTDTHSLLLVNPMFKTITRDFTADKTVFEPEVFFEKSDPKVLASMLKNLTRGNTWQGELTGYKRNGKTFDAEVTVTTFRDYHGEQNCLSWLITDISEHKDANKLIHFQANNDALTSLANRRCFLDKIYDYVWQLERTKQTDIACSVLLMDIDNFKLINDSLGHENGDALLKEVSDRLTTITPRGCLLARIAGDEFGLFIPGKVSDNQLISLAKQINSSIADVVIIEQQHIHPSMSIGISRYPDDSTIVESLINFASQAMYDVKLKGRNHYQFFNETMQKNAERTAYLQMELGKALNKESFELYFQPIVSVDSIQIEKAEILLRWQLNGEFISPEEFIPIAEQSGLIVPIGKWVRQQALTIIAEQWQKGCPIALAVNVSTCEFLTDELQKEFIYFFEEFVGTLAVSDFPFDLLTLEITESLMMDQHQNIECLLNQLRNWGIKISVDDFGTGYSSLSYLANFPVDQIKIDKAFIQKIEQGPRHRALVEAIASMSNALELAVTAEGVETQTQLDFVKRNHVDAIQGYFFYKPMPQADFFDLLNKQNN from the coding sequence ATGGATAGCGCGCAGTATATTAGTACTAATACTGAAAACTATGATGTGTTAACGCACAGGTCTTCTAGTATTGAGCGTTACAGTACCATTTTATCTATGGTTCTTGCAGGTTCTCCACTTAGGGAAATACTCCATTCATTAGTTCTTTCCATTGAAGCTCAAAAAATAGGTACCAAAGCATCGGTACTGCTAATCAGTAATGACAAAAAGCGTCTGCTAAATGGCGCAGCGCCGAGTTTACCTGAAGAATACAATCAAGCTATTCATGGCGTCGAAATCGGTCCTGAGGTTGGCTCTTGCGGCGCTGCAGCTGCAACAGGTAAACGAATTATCGTTGAAGATATTGAAACTCACCCCAATTGGGCTGCATTCAAAGAGTTACCCCTTAAAGCGGGTTTAAAGGCCTGCTGGTCTGAACCTATTATCGATTCAAATGGTGAAGTACTCGGTACATTCGCCATGTATTACGATACCAAAAAGTCGCCATCAGATTTAGATTTAGAGTTAATTCAAGAAGCCGCAAAATTAGGCAGTTTATCAATAGAGCGCAGTCAAGCTCTGCATTTGCAACGATTAACTAGTCGTATATTCAGCAAGTTACCCATGGGATTGGTTATTACGACTGATACTCACTCGTTATTGTTAGTTAATCCTATGTTCAAAACAATAACCCGGGATTTTACTGCTGACAAAACCGTATTCGAACCCGAAGTCTTTTTTGAAAAATCAGATCCAAAGGTTTTGGCGTCAATGCTTAAAAATTTAACCCGAGGAAATACATGGCAAGGTGAGCTAACGGGTTATAAACGTAATGGCAAAACATTCGATGCTGAAGTGACCGTGACGACTTTTAGAGATTACCACGGTGAACAAAATTGTTTATCTTGGCTCATTACCGACATCAGCGAACATAAAGATGCTAATAAACTCATTCATTTTCAAGCCAATAATGACGCCTTAACCAGCCTTGCTAATCGACGGTGCTTTTTAGATAAAATATATGATTATGTTTGGCAATTAGAACGCACAAAGCAAACAGATATCGCATGTAGTGTTTTATTAATGGATATTGATAACTTTAAACTAATCAATGATAGCTTAGGACACGAAAACGGTGATGCGTTACTTAAAGAAGTATCTGACCGATTAACCACCATCACGCCAAGAGGCTGCCTACTCGCTCGTATTGCTGGTGATGAGTTCGGTTTATTTATCCCAGGTAAAGTTTCCGACAATCAACTTATTTCATTAGCGAAACAAATTAATTCATCCATAGCCGATGTCGTGATTATCGAGCAGCAACATATACATCCTTCTATGAGCATTGGGATCTCTCGTTATCCTGACGACTCTACCATTGTCGAGTCGTTAATCAATTTTGCTAGTCAAGCAATGTATGATGTAAAACTCAAAGGCCGTAATCACTATCAGTTTTTTAATGAAACGATGCAAAAAAATGCTGAGCGGACTGCCTACCTGCAAATGGAGTTGGGTAAAGCGTTAAACAAAGAATCATTTGAACTGTATTTTCAGCCGATTGTGTCAGTGGATTCTATTCAAATTGAAAAAGCGGAAATATTACTGCGCTGGCAATTGAACGGAGAGTTTATTTCCCCAGAAGAGTTTATTCCAATAGCAGAGCAGTCTGGGTTAATTGTGCCGATTGGTAAGTGGGTTAGGCAGCAAGCATTAACAATCATTGCTGAGCAATGGCAAAAGGGCTGTCCAATCGCTTTAGCGGTGAATGTTTCAACTTGCGAATTTTTAACTGATGAACTTCAAAAAGAATTTATTTATTTCTTTGAAGAGTTTGTAGGAACACTGGCAGTATCTGATTTCCCATTTGATTTACTGACTCTAGAAATTACAGAGTCATTGATGATGGATCAGCATCAAAATATTGAATGTCTATTAAATCAGTTACGTAATTGGGGCATTAAGATTTCAGTGGATGATTTTGGAACTGGCTATTCATCATTATCTTATTTAGCCAATTTCCCAGTTGACCAAATTAAGATTGATAAAGCCTTTATACAAAAAATTGAACAAGGTCCAAGGCATAGAGCTCTCGTAGAAGCGATAGCAAGCATGAGTAATGCTCTTGAATTAGCGGTTACGGCAGAAGGCGTGGAAACACAAACCCAATTAGATTTTGTCAAACGTAACCATGTTGATGCCATACAGGGCTACTTTTTTTATAAACCAATGCCTCAAGCAGATTTCTTTGATTTATTAAATAAGCAAAATAATTAA
- a CDS encoding secondary thiamine-phosphate synthase enzyme YjbQ has protein sequence MWLQKQILLKAKPRGFHLITDEILHQIPEITNFSVGLMHVFLQHTSASITINENADPSVRQDFESYFNRTAAENEPYYVHTYEGSDDMPAHLKSSLLGCELSIPISHGQLAVGMWQGVYLGEHRNHGGSRKVLITIQGE, from the coding sequence ATGTGGCTTCAAAAACAGATCCTATTAAAAGCTAAACCTCGAGGTTTTCATTTAATTACCGATGAAATTTTGCATCAAATCCCTGAGATAACGAATTTCTCTGTGGGATTGATGCATGTGTTTTTACAGCATACCTCAGCGTCAATCACCATCAACGAAAATGCAGACCCAAGTGTTCGACAAGATTTTGAATCTTACTTTAACCGAACAGCTGCTGAAAATGAGCCTTATTACGTGCATACCTATGAAGGAAGCGATGATATGCCAGCACATTTAAAATCTAGTTTACTAGGGTGTGAGCTATCAATTCCCATCAGTCATGGGCAATTAGCGGTAGGAATGTGGCAAGGGGTCTATTTAGGTGAGCATCGCAACCACGGTGGAAGCCGAAAAGTACTAATAACGATTCAAGGCGAATGA
- the ald gene encoding alanine dehydrogenase, translating to MIIGIPTEIKNHEYRVGMVPSSVRELTIKGHDVFVQSDAGTGIGFTNQDYIDAGASILETAAEVFAQSDMIVKVKEPQAVERAMLREDQILFTYLHLAPDMPQTEDLIKSKSVCIAYETVTDDRGGLPLLAPMSEVAGRMSIQAGARALEKSLGGRGMLLGGVPGVEPAKVVIIGGGMVGTNAAQMAVGMGADVVVLDRSIDALRRLNVQFGSSVKAIYSTADAIERHVIDADLVIGGVLVPGAAAPKLVTRDMISRMKPGSAIVDVAIDQGGCVETSYATTHQEPTYIVDEVVHYCVANMPGAVARTSTFALNNATLPYILKLANLGYKKALLADQHLLNGLNVIHGKLVCKEVAEALELEFTEPKIMLG from the coding sequence ATGATTATTGGTATCCCTACTGAAATCAAAAACCACGAGTACCGTGTAGGTATGGTTCCTTCAAGCGTTCGCGAATTAACGATTAAAGGCCATGATGTATTCGTTCAATCTGATGCTGGTACAGGCATCGGCTTTACCAATCAAGATTATATTGACGCTGGTGCTTCTATTCTAGAAACTGCCGCAGAAGTTTTCGCACAATCAGACATGATTGTTAAAGTAAAAGAGCCTCAAGCCGTTGAGCGCGCTATGCTTCGTGAAGATCAAATTCTATTCACTTACCTCCATTTAGCACCGGATATGCCGCAAACTGAAGACTTAATTAAAAGTAAGTCAGTATGTATCGCATACGAAACAGTGACTGACGATCGCGGCGGTCTTCCATTACTTGCTCCTATGTCTGAAGTCGCAGGTCGCATGTCAATTCAAGCAGGCGCACGCGCTCTTGAAAAGTCATTAGGTGGCCGTGGCATGTTACTTGGTGGCGTACCAGGTGTTGAGCCAGCTAAAGTCGTGATTATTGGCGGCGGAATGGTAGGTACCAATGCAGCGCAAATGGCCGTAGGTATGGGCGCAGATGTTGTTGTACTTGATCGTAGCATCGATGCATTACGTCGTCTAAACGTACAATTTGGTTCTTCTGTTAAAGCGATTTATTCAACTGCGGATGCCATTGAACGTCATGTTATTGATGCTGATCTTGTGATTGGTGGCGTATTGGTTCCTGGTGCTGCTGCACCTAAACTTGTTACTCGTGACATGATTTCACGCATGAAGCCTGGCAGTGCCATCGTTGACGTTGCTATTGACCAAGGCGGCTGTGTAGAAACATCGTATGCTACCACTCACCAAGAGCCTACTTACATTGTCGATGAAGTTGTTCACTACTGTGTAGCTAACATGCCTGGTGCAGTAGCACGTACATCAACGTTTGCTCTTAATAATGCTACCCTTCCTTACATCTTAAAGCTTGCTAATTTAGGCTATAAGAAGGCACTACTTGCTGACCAACACCTACTGAATGGATTAAACGTCATCCACGGTAAATTGGTATGTAAAGAAGTGGCTGAAGCATTAGAACTTGAATTTACTGAACCTAAAATCATGCTTGGTTAA
- the lrp gene encoding leucine-responsive transcriptional regulator Lrp: MANNKKNSVKDLDRIDRNILNELQVDGRISNVELSKRVGLSPTPCLERVKRLEKQGYINGYTALVNPHYLGASLLVFVEITLTRDTPDIFERFNKAVQLLDDIQECHLVSGDFDYLLKTRVSDMSAYRRLLGETLLKLPSVSDTRTYVVMEEVKQTNKVALNLLADSY; this comes from the coding sequence ATGGCAAATAATAAAAAAAATTCTGTAAAAGATTTAGATCGGATTGACCGTAATATCCTCAATGAACTTCAAGTTGATGGTCGCATATCAAACGTGGAGTTATCGAAAAGAGTAGGGCTTAGTCCTACTCCTTGTTTAGAGCGAGTTAAGCGTCTCGAGAAACAAGGTTACATTAATGGCTACACTGCATTAGTTAACCCTCATTATCTTGGTGCATCTTTACTTGTATTTGTGGAAATCACGTTAACACGCGATACGCCTGATATTTTTGAGCGCTTCAACAAAGCCGTTCAGTTACTCGATGATATTCAAGAATGTCATTTAGTCTCTGGTGACTTTGATTATTTATTGAAGACTCGAGTATCTGATATGTCAGCATATCGTCGTTTATTAGGTGAGACTCTACTTAAGTTGCCATCAGTTTCTGATACTCGTACTTATGTGGTCATGGAAGAAGTCAAACAAACTAATAAAGTCGCATTAAATTTATTAGCGGATAGCTACTAA